The window AAAAACATCCCGCCGTCGTACTGCCAGTGCGTACGTGCCAATGAACCCGGAAAGCCGTAGATCACCTCTGAGTTTAAAGTGGTGTTGGTATAATCAAAAGGCGCATCCCATCGCGTATCAAGCTGGTAAGCGCCATATTTGCCGCCGATGATATCCCGGCAAATGGCCTCACACTCGGCGTATTTATCGGTACCGATATAAACTTTAGCGTTGAGGTAAAGGCGGGCCAACAATGCTGCGGCCCCGGCCTTAGTCCACCGCCCTATACCCGGGGCTCCAAGTTGCTGCCGGGTAGGCAGGCCGTCGATGGCGCTTTTCAGTTCTGATTCAATATAGCTGAATATTTCCTGCGGGCTTGACTGCGGGTTACCGTGGGTGGCGGTTTTCACATCGGTAACAATCTCGATGTTACGATAAAAATCAAAAGCCCTTAAGTAAAACCAGGCCCGCAATGTATGCAGCTCCGCTTTGAAGTCGGTTAATTCAGCATCCGTAACACTGAGCTTTGAAGGGTCTTTGATGCCTTCCATATCTGTCAATGAATTGGTTGCCAATACAATACCCTGGTAAAAGTTTGTCCAGGCGCCGCTGGTAAAGCCATCAGTTATGGTCCAGGTATGGTAGTGCATACGCTGATAATAACCGCCGTCCTGCCAGTCGCCCTGGCGATTGTAAGTACCTATTTCATCTGTGCAGTCTTCGCTTGCCGCATAAACGTCATTACCCTGTATGCTCCAGTAAGCGTGCTCAAACGGGCGTAGGAAATCCCTTATCACATCATCCCGCCGGCTCAGGAAGCTGGCAGCATCTACCTTATCATATACGTGTTCATCCAGTTTGGTACAGCTGCCGGTCAGCATGGCCGACAGTAAAACACCTCCGATATATAGTTTATATTTTTTCATGTCTTTCAGATTTAAAAGGTTGCCTGCAGGCCAAGGATTAATTGAAGTGTAGCCGGATAATAGTTCAGTGAAGTATTCACACCCGGTGTAAGCCCATTAACATTCACCAGGTCGGGATCACCTCCGGTAAACCCGGTAAACGTGTGCAGGTTTCTGCCTGTGGCATAAACACGTATTGATTTGAGGTATTTGATTTTAAACGGCTGGGTATAACCTAAGGCCACATTATCTATTTTTACAAACGAGCCATTCTCCAGAAAATAGTCGGACGCGATGGCGGTTGTTGCCGGGTTGGTTAGCAAAGAATATTTGCTTTTGCCATTGTAGGCCGATTTAAGCACGTTAGCATCGCTCTGGCTTGATGGTGTACCGATGTAAAATGCCGCGGTATTAAATATTTTATAGCCAAATGTACCGCGCAGGAAAATCCCCATATCAAACCTTTTGTACCTGAAGGTATTGCCTATTGAGCCTGTAAACTTCGGCAAACCGTTGCCTACAAATTGCTTATCATCCGACGATGCCTGGTTGGCCTGAACTATGGTACCATCTTTTTTATAAACCTGTAAGGCGCCATCTTTATTCACCCCTGCAGAACGTAGTGTATAAAACTCGCCTATGCTACGGCCTTCCTGAATGCGCTGTATATTACCCGGAGAGCCCGGAGCAGGCAAACCAGCCAGCTCCACAAAGGGTGTGCCTTTATAAACGTTGTTAGAAAACGAAATGAACTTATTACGATTGTAAGCCAGCGCGGCGGTTATATTATAGCCAAATTCCGTATTTCTGATAACAGATCCGTTCAGTGCCAGCTCTAATCCGTAATTTTTCATTGTGCCTACGTTAGCGAAGGTTTGCGACTGAGAATTTGGCGGCAATGGCACGTTATAATACCCCAGTAAGTCCTTGTTTTTACGGATGTAATAATCCAGTGAGCCCGAGATCCGATTATCCAGTATAGAAAAGTCAATACCTGCGTTGAAATTGATCGACTTTTCCCATTTCAAATCCGGATTAACATTTGAAGTAGGGCCATAAACCTGGTAAACCTGCCCGTTATACGGGAAATAGCCTGCGCCACCATATAAAAGCAGGGAAAGATAGTTATCGAAATCCTGATTACCAGTAATGCCGTAATCTGCACGTAACTTAAGGTCGTTTATCCATGGAAGTGCACCTTTCATGAAATTTTCTTCAGAAACGCGCCATGCGCCCGAAACAGCAGGAAAATTGCCCCATTTGTTTTTAATACCAAACTTGGATGATCCTTCACGGCGCAAGCTGGCTGTCAAAATGTAACGATTATTGAAATCATAATTTAAACGACCGAAGAATGAGATCAATGTAGAACCATTTTGAGTTGAACTTACAGCCGATTGTCCCTGGCCCGCGGCACCGCCATTATACAGCCCGGAGCCAAGGTTATTCCACAGGTATGAATCAAATGGAAAATCATAATTCTGGGCATAAAAGGTGTTGTAATTATATAATGTATAAGAATAGCCACCCAATGCTTTGATGTGATTTCGGCCCAGGTTAAACGAGTAATTACCCGTCCATTCAACATTTTTCTGATCGTTTTCTTCCTGCCGCTGCGACGCGAAGTTGGTTTGGGTTATTTTACCGGCGTGCACAATTGATGATAGCGTTGAGGGTGTGAAGTTCAGGCTCCTCACCGACCGGCTGATCTCAGATACGGTTACCGTTGTGCTCAGGTTTTTCAGGATGTTCACCCTTAACGATCCGTTAATGTCCATCTCTTTAATTTGCGCTTCTGATTTAATCACATTTGCATTCTCAACCGGGTTATTGGAGAAGAAACCGGTATTGATATAGTTATACTTCCCAGCGGTATCATAGATGGGGTAAGTTGGGTTTAAGGTAAGCGCATTGTTAAAATTGCCCTGGTCGGAATTCTTGGTATTCATGTACCTGGGAGCAATATTCAATGTTGCTATAAACACGCCATTATCAGAAGTATGGTTCACATTGATCCTTGCACCATACTCTTTTTTATGTGCGCGCAGGTCAATACCATCGGCATTACGATAATCGGCCGATGCAAAGTAATTCGTTTTACCAGAACCGCCCGACAATTGAACCGTGTGTTTTTGAGCAAAAGCCGGCGAATTGGTGACCGCGTCCATCCAGTTTGTTTTGGCACCATAATCCTGCCCCTGACTATTTTTTACCCTGTCGGCAATAAACTCATCGGGGGTAAGGTTTTGCAGCCGGTTGGTTAAATAGTCGAAACTGGCATAACCTTCATAAAACGTGCGCGCTTGTGACGAGCCTTTTTTGGTGGTAATAATAATAACACCGTTACTTCCCCTTGTTCCGTAAATAGCAGAAGCGGCCCCACCTTTAAGCACATCTATACTTTCTATATCATTTTGGTTGATATTATCGATATTGCCTCCTGGTACACCGTTTACCACGTATAGCGGCCCTAAACCGGCATTACGCGACGATACGCCCCGCAACTGTACGTTAGGCGATGAATTTGGATCGGCGCCGGCTGTATTAGTGATGCTAAGGCCGGCAACTTTGCCCTGCAATGACATTAAAGGGCTGTTTGACGCCACAGGAAGCAGGTCTTTTGATGAAACGTGTGTGATAGCGCTTGACACCTCGCGCTTGTCGAGCGTTCCGTATCCAACGCTTACTACAACAACTTCCCGGAGTGAATTACTCGCGGCAGCAAGTGCCACGTTTAAAGTAGCATCCTGAGTTATCGGTACCTCGCGGGTAGCATAACCGACATAAGAGAAAGAGATAGTTTTTGCGGATGCCGGTACATTAAGTGTATAAACACCCTTAGCGTTAGATGTAGTGCCGACCGATATACCGGTTACCACCACGCTAACACCCGGTAAAGGCGTGCCATCGGCTACATCCGTAACGGTACCAGATATAGTTCTGTTCTGAGCCAGCACAGGTGCGGTAAATATACAACAGAGCGCTAACGCGCTTAGTCTGAGTAAAATTTTCTTGTACATAAAAGGAAGTTATAAATTGGTTTTTGAGGTTAAATTGGCCCGGAAATAACGCCTCGGGCCACGGCGAAAAGCGTACCATAAAGGAGGTGAATGTGTCCTGTTCTCTGTTTTCATGATGTTAGATTTTGTTGGTTGTTCGGCGTGGCAGATCGCCGATTGGTTGGTTGTGAAATTAGAAAGTAACCATTTATAAAATCACAATCCTGGTTTCAGCCAGGAGAAAATCTCAGAGAAATAAAATACAAAATACTGTATACAAGCACGATAACATCGCTCGATTGACAAAAAATCTCAACAGAAATAACGTACCGGGTTATTGGATACCTGCATTAAAACGGCGACGAATTAAGTGGAACCGGCAGTATCAGGAGTAATGCTAAACAATTATTTGAGGCGGGCAACCCGCCGTGTTGAAATACCAAACAAATATTCAATGAATTAACTATCAGCCATTCAATAACAAACACAACTGATTGTCAAAACTTACCTAAATTGAACGACAGAGTT is drawn from Mucilaginibacter ginsenosidivorax and contains these coding sequences:
- a CDS encoding RagB/SusD family nutrient uptake outer membrane protein, which translates into the protein MKKYKLYIGGVLLSAMLTGSCTKLDEHVYDKVDAASFLSRRDDVIRDFLRPFEHAYWSIQGNDVYAASEDCTDEIGTYNRQGDWQDGGYYQRMHYHTWTITDGFTSGAWTNFYQGIVLATNSLTDMEGIKDPSKLSVTDAELTDFKAELHTLRAWFYLRAFDFYRNIEIVTDVKTATHGNPQSSPQEIFSYIESELKSAIDGLPTRQQLGAPGIGRWTKAGAAALLARLYLNAKVYIGTDKYAECEAICRDIIGGKYGAYQLDTRWDAPFDYTNTTLNSEVIYGFPGSLARTHWQYDGGMFFWGMTYDAAPLYCGFTDFSQSNPRYALQPGRDVDSVEYTFQLGKPFVKFQKYPDDLRLKKYKNLGNSTREGMFLFGYLPYTHLVNGVSRTDTVKGNKGPYPLFIRDQVGMFLGAKPGIKIADKESDMNHADHNSGVFLVKYPFYPTPDPNRITSAYAEIRLSEIYYTLAECRYRAGDKAGAAGYLNQVRRRNYPDGSSSLYKSDGSQLTDQEMLDEWGREFIGENRRRTDLIRWGVFNTGTWWDKKADGDKHTEIFPIGRDIMNVNPQFKQNPGY
- a CDS encoding SusC/RagA family TonB-linked outer membrane protein translates to MYKKILLRLSALALCCIFTAPVLAQNRTISGTVTDVADGTPLPGVSVVVTGISVGTTSNAKGVYTLNVPASAKTISFSYVGYATREVPITQDATLNVALAAASNSLREVVVVSVGYGTLDKREVSSAITHVSSKDLLPVASNSPLMSLQGKVAGLSITNTAGADPNSSPNVQLRGVSSRNAGLGPLYVVNGVPGGNIDNINQNDIESIDVLKGGAASAIYGTRGSNGVIIITTKKGSSQARTFYEGYASFDYLTNRLQNLTPDEFIADRVKNSQGQDYGAKTNWMDAVTNSPAFAQKHTVQLSGGSGKTNYFASADYRNADGIDLRAHKKEYGARINVNHTSDNGVFIATLNIAPRYMNTKNSDQGNFNNALTLNPTYPIYDTAGKYNYINTGFFSNNPVENANVIKSEAQIKEMDINGSLRVNILKNLSTTVTVSEISRSVRSLNFTPSTLSSIVHAGKITQTNFASQRQEENDQKNVEWTGNYSFNLGRNHIKALGGYSYTLYNYNTFYAQNYDFPFDSYLWNNLGSGLYNGGAAGQGQSAVSSTQNGSTLISFFGRLNYDFNNRYILTASLRREGSSKFGIKNKWGNFPAVSGAWRVSEENFMKGALPWINDLKLRADYGITGNQDFDNYLSLLLYGGAGYFPYNGQVYQVYGPTSNVNPDLKWEKSINFNAGIDFSILDNRISGSLDYYIRKNKDLLGYYNVPLPPNSQSQTFANVGTMKNYGLELALNGSVIRNTEFGYNITAALAYNRNKFISFSNNVYKGTPFVELAGLPAPGSPGNIQRIQEGRSIGEFYTLRSAGVNKDGALQVYKKDGTIVQANQASSDDKQFVGNGLPKFTGSIGNTFRYKRFDMGIFLRGTFGYKIFNTAAFYIGTPSSQSDANVLKSAYNGKSKYSLLTNPATTAIASDYFLENGSFVKIDNVALGYTQPFKIKYLKSIRVYATGRNLHTFTGFTGGDPDLVNVNGLTPGVNTSLNYYPATLQLILGLQATF